In Calothrix sp. PCC 7507, one DNA window encodes the following:
- a CDS encoding serine/threonine-protein kinase has product MSYCLNPHCPKPENLHDGKFCLSCGSKLHLKERYRAIKPIGQGGFGRTFLAVDEDKPSKPRCVIKQFYPQAQGTNTLAKAVELFTQEAVQLDELGKHPQIPELLAYFTQDDRQYLVQEFIDGQNLAQESAQKGAFNETQIRQLLNDLLAVLQFCHARQVIHRDIKPENIILRVKDSKLVLVDFGASKSVASTAVNQTGTSIGSPEYVAPEQMRGRAIFASDIYSLGATCIRLLTERSPFDSYDINNDTWIWQQHVKAPVSKELIHILNKMLESIPIRRYQTADEVLKDLNHNSTVVATSAKPVIQPTPISTPVVVTKSTSQIDLELEEMKTQFLIGGKSQKNIQPPSQTPKSQPTSKSQIDIELEELKAKYLGHGE; this is encoded by the coding sequence ATGAGTTACTGCCTTAATCCCCATTGTCCAAAACCTGAAAATCTTCATGATGGCAAGTTTTGCCTAAGTTGTGGTTCCAAATTACACCTCAAAGAACGCTACCGTGCTATCAAACCGATAGGACAAGGTGGTTTTGGCAGAACCTTTTTAGCTGTGGATGAGGATAAACCCTCAAAACCACGCTGTGTGATTAAACAATTTTATCCCCAAGCCCAAGGCACGAACACCCTGGCAAAAGCTGTGGAGTTATTTACCCAAGAAGCGGTGCAGTTGGATGAATTGGGTAAACATCCCCAAATACCGGAACTGCTGGCATATTTTACCCAAGATGACAGACAGTATCTTGTACAAGAATTTATCGACGGGCAAAATTTAGCCCAGGAGTCAGCACAAAAGGGAGCATTTAACGAAACACAAATACGACAGTTGCTCAATGATTTATTAGCAGTACTGCAATTTTGTCATGCCAGACAAGTAATTCACCGTGATATTAAGCCAGAAAATATTATTTTGCGCGTGAAAGATAGCAAACTGGTACTAGTAGATTTTGGTGCATCTAAATCAGTAGCTAGCACTGCTGTAAATCAAACTGGCACAAGTATTGGTAGTCCTGAATATGTTGCACCAGAACAAATGAGAGGGCGGGCGATTTTTGCTAGTGATATCTATAGTTTAGGTGCTACTTGTATTCGGTTATTAACTGAGCGATCGCCCTTCGATTCTTATGATATTAATAATGATACTTGGATTTGGCAGCAACATGTAAAAGCTCCAGTAAGTAAGGAGTTGATTCATATCCTTAACAAAATGTTAGAAAGTATCCCCATACGGCGTTATCAAACAGCCGATGAAGTCCTCAAAGATTTAAATCACAATTCAACCGTAGTCGCCACATCAGCAAAACCTGTTATTCAGCCAACGCCGATTTCTACACCTGTAGTTGTCACAAAAAGCACCAGTCAAATTGATCTGGAATTAGAAGAAATGAAAACACAATTTCTCATCGGTGGCAAATCTCAAAAAAATATTCAACCACCCTCCCAAACCCCAAAGTCTCAGCCTACTAGCAAAAGCCAAATAGATATAGAACTAGAAGAATTAAAAGCCAAATATTTGGGGCATGGGGAATAG
- a CDS encoding pentapeptide repeat-containing protein, whose protein sequence is MKHWQVLASIVLAMILFLFPPSAQAASSSSVNSYASDKELSGKDLSGQSLIQAEFTSVNLKNTNFSNADLRGGVFNSTLLEGVNLHGADFSEGIAYLARFKNTDLSDAILTDAMMLRSTFDDVDITGADFTNAVLDGVQIKKLCVNASGVNSKTGTDTRESLGCR, encoded by the coding sequence ATGAAGCATTGGCAAGTACTAGCTAGCATTGTTTTAGCTATGATTCTTTTTTTGTTTCCCCCATCAGCACAGGCAGCAAGTTCTTCCAGTGTCAACAGTTATGCTAGCGATAAAGAACTCAGTGGCAAAGATTTATCCGGTCAAAGTTTAATTCAGGCTGAGTTTACCAGTGTCAATCTCAAGAATACTAATTTTAGCAATGCTGACTTACGCGGTGGCGTGTTTAATAGCACTTTATTAGAAGGGGTAAATCTGCATGGTGCAGATTTTAGTGAAGGTATAGCTTATCTGGCAAGGTTCAAGAATACTGACTTAAGTGATGCAATTTTAACTGATGCCATGATGTTACGTTCAACTTTTGATGATGTTGATATCACTGGTGCTGATTTTACCAATGCAGTTTTAGATGGGGTGCAAATCAAGAAACTGTGCGTGAACGCTAGTGGCGTAAATTCTAAAACTGGTACGGATACTCGTGAATCTCTAGGTTGTCGATAA
- a CDS encoding Uma2 family endonuclease has product MSVQLLRRKFTVEQYHKMVESGILTEDDRVELIGGEIIEMSPIGTKHAACVNRLVNLLVHLLGKRVILAAQNPVALNNNSEPQPDVALLKPRDDFYATAHPQPQDIFLLIEVSDSIVMYDREEKIPLYAEANIIEVWLVDINEQIVEVYQQPTDAGYQHIQKFASGQTLSIQAFPNVNITVNEIFGR; this is encoded by the coding sequence ATGTCTGTACAATTGCTAAGACGGAAATTCACCGTTGAGCAATATCATAAGATGGTTGAGTCTGGGATTCTCACAGAGGATGACCGAGTGGAATTGATTGGGGGAGAGATTATTGAGATGTCGCCTATTGGGACAAAACACGCTGCTTGTGTAAATCGACTAGTTAATCTGTTGGTGCATCTGTTGGGTAAACGCGTTATACTGGCTGCTCAAAATCCGGTTGCGTTGAACAATAACTCAGAACCTCAGCCAGATGTCGCATTACTTAAACCCCGTGATGATTTCTACGCCACTGCACACCCCCAACCCCAGGATATTTTTTTATTAATTGAAGTGTCTGATTCGATTGTGATGTATGACCGGGAAGAGAAAATTCCTTTATATGCAGAGGCAAACATTATTGAAGTTTGGTTAGTAGATATTAACGAGCAAATTGTGGAAGTTTATCAACAACCAACAGATGCAGGATATCAGCATATTCAAAAGTTCGCTAGCGGTCAAACTTTATCAATTCAAGCCTTCCCTAATGTAAACATTACCGTCAATGAAATCTTTGGCAGATAA
- the gcvT gene encoding glycine cleavage system aminomethyltransferase GcvT codes for MVNQEEIAQSLLQTPLYQLSVELKARFTSFGGWEMPVQFAGISREHEAVRNAAGMFDISHMGKFTLQGKSLISQLQLLVPSDLSRLQPGQAQYTVLLNSQAGIIDDIIVYYQGEDSKEIQQAVIIVNAATTDKDKAWLLQHLDLEQIQFQDISREKVLIAVQGPKAINYLQQFVQADLKPIKAFGHLETTILGKPGFLARTGYTGEDGFEVMLDPEVGVELWQRLNNAGVIPCGLGARDTLRLEAAMALYGQDIDDNTTPLEAGLGWLVHLDTKGDFIGRAVLAQQKAEGVQRRLVGLQMSGRNIARHGYKVLSAGEVVGEVTSGTLSPTLGYPVALAYVPAHLASVGQQLEVEIRGKAYPASVVKRPFYRAKKG; via the coding sequence GTGGTAAATCAAGAAGAAATTGCCCAATCCCTGCTGCAAACCCCTTTATATCAACTGAGTGTAGAACTCAAAGCCCGTTTTACCAGCTTTGGCGGGTGGGAAATGCCTGTACAGTTTGCTGGTATTAGTCGTGAACATGAGGCTGTCAGAAATGCAGCTGGGATGTTTGATATTTCCCACATGGGTAAATTTACCCTCCAAGGTAAAAGCCTAATTTCCCAACTCCAGCTTTTAGTTCCCTCAGATTTGAGTCGCTTGCAACCTGGTCAAGCTCAATACACCGTATTATTAAATTCCCAAGCAGGGATTATTGACGATATCATCGTCTATTATCAAGGTGAAGACAGCAAAGAAATACAGCAAGCAGTCATCATTGTCAATGCCGCAACCACAGATAAAGACAAAGCATGGCTATTGCAACACCTTGACCTGGAGCAAATCCAATTTCAAGACATTTCTAGAGAAAAAGTTCTCATTGCTGTGCAAGGGCCAAAAGCAATTAACTACCTCCAGCAGTTTGTCCAAGCAGACTTAAAACCAATTAAAGCATTTGGTCATTTAGAAACAACCATACTAGGTAAACCAGGTTTCCTAGCGCGCACAGGTTACACCGGGGAAGATGGATTTGAAGTGATGTTAGATCCAGAAGTAGGCGTAGAATTGTGGCAACGTCTTAATAATGCTGGTGTCATTCCCTGTGGACTCGGTGCAAGAGATACCCTACGGCTAGAAGCAGCGATGGCACTTTATGGGCAAGATATCGACGACAACACTACCCCCTTAGAAGCAGGTTTAGGGTGGCTAGTTCATCTTGATACTAAAGGCGATTTTATTGGTCGTGCTGTTTTAGCACAGCAAAAAGCTGAGGGAGTGCAGCGCCGATTAGTCGGCTTACAAATGTCAGGACGTAATATTGCCCGCCACGGCTACAAAGTATTATCCGCCGGGGAAGTTGTCGGAGAAGTTACCAGCGGTACTCTCTCCCCGACACTTGGTTATCCCGTTGCGTTAGCTTATGTTCCTGCACATCTAGCCAGTGTTGGCCAGCAACTAGAAGTAGAAATTCGTGGTAAAGCCTACCCAGCATCTGTAGTTAAACGTCCCTTCTATCGGGCAAAAAAAGGCTGA
- the gcvH gene encoding glycine cleavage system protein GcvH, with translation MSFEYPQDLKYLDSHEYVRLEGEIATIGITEFAVDQLGDVVFLELPEIGDAITKGETFGSIESVKAVEELNAPVSGTVIERNDALIDSPEQVADDPYGEGWFLKVRVNDLDEIEDVLTADEYSAQVEGV, from the coding sequence ATGTCTTTTGAATATCCTCAGGATTTAAAATACCTAGATAGTCATGAATATGTGCGACTAGAGGGCGAAATTGCCACCATTGGCATTACTGAGTTTGCCGTTGACCAATTGGGTGATGTCGTCTTTTTAGAATTGCCAGAAATTGGCGACGCTATCACTAAGGGGGAAACATTCGGATCAATTGAATCAGTCAAAGCTGTTGAAGAGCTGAATGCACCAGTCAGCGGCACAGTCATAGAACGTAATGATGCCCTAATTGATTCTCCCGAACAAGTGGCAGATGATCCTTACGGAGAAGGGTGGTTCTTAAAGGTGCGTGTCAACGACCTGGATGAAATTGAGGATGTTTTAACGGCAGATGAGTATAGCGCCCAGGTAGAAGGCGTGTAG
- the gcvP gene encoding aminomethyl-transferring glycine dehydrogenase, with translation MVSYAATPKSSNQDTLGERIQKSSNNFAQRHIGPSSDDIQQMLEVLGIPNLDALINQTVPQAIRLHQSLQLPTAQSEYAALAKLKQLATKNQVFRSFIGMGYYDCVTPPVIARNILENPGWYTAYTPYQPEIAQGRLEALLNFQTMIIDLTGLEIANASLLDEATAAAEAMSLSYGVTKNKANAYFVSRDCHPQTIDVLQTRAEPLGIKIIIGDHQTFDFQQPIFGAVLQYPASDGTIYDYRAFIEKAHVEGALVTVAADILSLTLLTPPGEFGADIAVGSTQRLGIPLGFGGPHAAYFATKEEYKRQVPGRIVGVSKDIHGQPALRLALQTREQHIRREKATSNICTAQVLLAVMASMYAVYHGPDGLKAIAQNIHQLTLILAAGLKRLGYSISSEHFFDTLRVELGTHNLEAILVAATERNINLRIFDTTAVGISLNETTTPEDLIDLWQIFAGQDELPFTIEEFTASPSLLLSRTSNYLTHPVFNRYHSETELLRYLHKLETKDLSLTTSMIPLGSCTMKLNATSEMIPVTWEEFGKIHPFAPQSQTQGYQILFQQLEAWLAEITGFAGISLQPNAGSQGEYTGLLVIRQYHESRGEAHRNICLIPTSAHGTNPASAVMCGMKVVAIACDDQGNIDVDDLKAKAQKHSHELAALMVTYPSTHGVFEEAIQEICAVVHTHGGQVYMDGANMNAQVGICRPGDIGADVCHLNLHKTFCIPHGGGGPGMGPIGVAAHLVPFLPGHPVLGTGDWELGTRKEKVPNNQRIGAIAAAPWGSASILVISWMYIAMMGAVSLTQATKVAILNANYIAKRLESYYPVLYKGKNGLVAHECILDLRSLKKSASIEIDDIAKRLIDYGFHAPTVSWPVAGTIMVEPTESESKAELDRFCDALIAIRQEIAEIESGKVDIQDNLLKNSPHTAASLITGDWQHPYSREQAAYPAPWTREHKFWPSVGRIDAAFGDRNFVCSCLPMDAYSS, from the coding sequence GTGGTAAGTTACGCTGCTACTCCCAAGTCAAGTAATCAAGATACTTTGGGTGAAAGAATTCAAAAGTCAAGTAATAATTTTGCACAGCGACACATCGGACCATCATCCGATGACATCCAGCAAATGTTGGAGGTATTGGGGATTCCTAACCTTGATGCTCTGATTAATCAAACAGTACCCCAGGCAATTCGGCTGCATCAATCGCTACAATTGCCGACAGCGCAAAGTGAGTACGCAGCACTGGCTAAGTTAAAACAACTGGCGACGAAAAATCAGGTTTTCCGTTCATTCATTGGGATGGGATATTATGACTGTGTGACTCCGCCAGTGATTGCCCGTAATATCCTGGAAAATCCTGGTTGGTATACTGCTTATACTCCCTACCAGCCAGAAATTGCCCAAGGACGACTAGAAGCACTGCTGAATTTCCAAACCATGATTATTGACTTGACGGGTTTGGAGATTGCTAATGCATCGCTACTCGATGAAGCAACAGCAGCAGCAGAAGCAATGAGTCTCAGCTATGGTGTGACTAAAAATAAAGCTAATGCTTATTTTGTCTCTCGTGATTGCCATCCCCAAACTATTGACGTGTTGCAAACCCGTGCTGAACCTTTGGGGATTAAGATCATTATCGGCGACCATCAAACCTTTGATTTTCAGCAACCAATTTTTGGCGCAGTTCTGCAATACCCTGCAAGTGATGGCACTATTTACGACTACCGTGCTTTTATCGAAAAAGCACATGTTGAGGGTGCATTGGTGACGGTAGCGGCAGATATTTTAAGTTTAACTTTGCTGACACCTCCGGGTGAATTTGGCGCTGATATTGCGGTAGGTAGCACTCAGCGCTTGGGAATTCCGCTGGGGTTTGGGGGACCTCACGCGGCATACTTCGCCACGAAAGAAGAGTATAAGCGACAGGTTCCAGGCCGGATTGTAGGTGTATCAAAGGATATTCATGGTCAGCCTGCATTGCGTCTAGCTCTGCAAACCCGTGAACAACACATCCGCAGGGAAAAAGCTACGAGTAATATCTGCACAGCGCAGGTGTTATTGGCGGTGATGGCGAGTATGTATGCAGTTTATCATGGGCCAGATGGATTAAAGGCGATCGCCCAAAATATCCACCAGTTAACTTTGATTTTGGCAGCCGGATTAAAGCGTCTGGGTTACAGCATCAGTTCTGAACATTTCTTTGATACGCTGCGGGTGGAGTTAGGAACACATAACCTAGAGGCAATTCTCGTCGCCGCTACAGAACGAAACATTAACCTGCGAATCTTCGATACAACTGCCGTTGGTATCTCCCTCAATGAAACCACAACCCCAGAAGACTTAATCGACCTTTGGCAAATTTTCGCAGGACAAGATGAACTACCCTTCACCATAGAAGAATTTACCGCCTCCCCCTCTCTCCTACTCTCCCGCACCAGCAACTACCTCACTCACCCAGTTTTCAACCGCTATCACTCAGAAACTGAGTTGCTGCGCTATCTGCACAAGTTAGAAACTAAGGATTTGTCTTTAACTACATCGATGATTCCTTTGGGTTCTTGCACAATGAAGTTGAATGCAACATCGGAAATGATTCCTGTGACTTGGGAGGAATTTGGCAAGATTCATCCTTTTGCGCCCCAGTCACAAACCCAAGGCTATCAAATCTTGTTTCAACAACTTGAGGCCTGGTTAGCTGAAATTACTGGTTTTGCGGGCATTTCCTTGCAACCCAATGCTGGTTCACAGGGGGAATATACAGGATTGTTGGTGATTCGTCAATATCACGAAAGCCGGGGAGAAGCACACCGCAACATCTGTTTAATTCCTACCTCCGCACATGGGACAAATCCAGCGAGTGCGGTAATGTGTGGGATGAAGGTAGTGGCTATTGCTTGTGATGACCAAGGTAACATTGATGTTGATGATTTAAAAGCGAAAGCTCAAAAGCATAGCCATGAACTGGCTGCTTTGATGGTGACATATCCCTCAACTCACGGTGTCTTTGAGGAGGCGATTCAAGAAATCTGCGCTGTTGTCCACACCCACGGTGGACAAGTTTATATGGATGGGGCGAATATGAATGCTCAAGTGGGAATTTGTCGTCCTGGGGATATTGGCGCAGATGTTTGTCATTTGAACCTGCACAAAACCTTTTGTATTCCCCACGGCGGCGGTGGCCCTGGTATGGGGCCAATTGGCGTGGCTGCTCATCTTGTGCCTTTCCTTCCTGGACATCCTGTATTAGGGACTGGGGACTGGGAACTGGGGACTAGGAAGGAGAAAGTTCCCAATAACCAACGTATTGGTGCGATCGCAGCTGCGCCTTGGGGTAGTGCTAGTATATTGGTGATTTCTTGGATGTACATTGCCATGATGGGTGCTGTTAGTTTGACGCAAGCAACAAAAGTGGCAATTCTCAACGCTAACTACATCGCCAAAAGACTTGAATCATACTATCCCGTTTTGTATAAAGGGAAGAATGGTCTAGTTGCCCATGAGTGTATTTTAGATTTGCGTTCCCTGAAAAAATCCGCCAGCATCGAAATTGATGATATTGCCAAGCGTTTGATTGACTACGGTTTCCATGCCCCGACTGTCTCCTGGCCTGTAGCAGGTACAATCATGGTGGAACCAACAGAAAGCGAATCTAAAGCAGAATTAGATCGTTTCTGTGATGCACTGATTGCCATCCGTCAAGAAATCGCCGAAATTGAATCAGGTAAAGTGGATATCCAAGATAATCTCTTGAAGAATTCACCCCACACCGCCGCCAGCCTCATCACTGGAGATTGGCAACATCCATATTCTCGTGAACAAGCTGCCTATCCCGCACCTTGGACTCGTGAACATAAGTTTTGGCCAAGTGTTGGACGCATTGATGCGGCTTTTGGCGACAGGAATTTTGTCTGTTCTTGTCTGCCAATGGATGCTTATTCTTCATAA
- a CDS encoding VanZ family protein: MKSNRRWVLAFWLYFGILMSISLSAYLKIIPTELSQFPHYDTVLHFLLLGIAAYLSHLALNKRKIQILNINLPLAPFIVFFFCILDEIIQLLVPYRSADLVDLGADLCGIVLFTWLAEKQKLHKTEKRQL, encoded by the coding sequence ATGAAATCTAATCGTCGCTGGGTTTTGGCATTTTGGCTATACTTCGGGATTTTGATGTCTATCTCTTTGTCAGCCTACCTAAAAATTATTCCCACTGAACTCTCGCAATTTCCACATTACGATACCGTTTTGCATTTTCTCTTGTTAGGAATTGCTGCTTACTTGAGTCATCTAGCCTTAAATAAGCGTAAAATTCAAATCTTAAATATTAATCTACCACTTGCACCATTTATTGTTTTCTTTTTTTGTATTCTTGATGAGATAATCCAACTATTAGTACCCTATCGCTCTGCTGATTTAGTTGACTTAGGTGCTGACCTTTGTGGTATTGTGCTATTCACTTGGTTGGCAGAAAAACAGAAATTGCACAAAACAGAAAAACGTCAACTGTAA
- a CDS encoding DUF4870 domain-containing protein, which translates to MQVSYDSDKRKLLSSLSHGAVFFSTALFSIGIPIVINLLSDDPVVKSNAKESINFHFNVWFWATLIGVPLGIISWITFGIGGIIFFPVVALGFALHWGLTVWAILHCLSNPDEAFRYPFIFRLF; encoded by the coding sequence ATGCAAGTGTCATACGACTCTGATAAACGCAAATTGCTGTCATCTCTGTCTCATGGGGCTGTTTTCTTTAGTACAGCATTATTTTCGATTGGAATTCCTATTGTAATTAACTTACTGTCCGATGACCCAGTTGTGAAAAGTAACGCTAAAGAATCGATTAATTTTCACTTTAATGTTTGGTTTTGGGCAACCTTAATTGGAGTCCCACTAGGGATTATATCTTGGATTACCTTTGGCATTGGCGGAATTATATTCTTCCCCGTTGTTGCTTTGGGTTTCGCATTGCACTGGGGACTGACGGTTTGGGCAATTTTGCACTGTTTAAGCAATCCGGATGAAGCATTCCGTTATCCGTTTATTTTTCGACTATTCTAA
- a CDS encoding type II toxin-antitoxin system VapC family toxin, with the protein MKILLDTHIFLWFISGDPQLSTDVRDEICNLDNKVYLSVVSIWECIVKYQLGKLPLPESPEIYLPKQRDNHQIVNLDLDEDSVTQLVSLPALHKDPFDRMLICQALHYRLKIATVDAEILKYSIDVI; encoded by the coding sequence ATGAAAATTCTTCTAGACACTCATATTTTTTTATGGTTTATCAGTGGTGATCCTCAGCTATCAACAGATGTTAGAGATGAAATTTGCAATCTAGACAACAAGGTATATCTTAGTGTTGTTTCAATATGGGAATGTATTGTCAAATATCAGTTGGGCAAACTACCATTACCAGAGTCTCCAGAAATCTATCTTCCCAAACAACGTGACAATCATCAAATTGTGAATCTTGATCTAGATGAAGATAGTGTTACTCAACTTGTTAGTCTACCCGCATTGCATAAGGACCCTTTTGATAGAATGCTTATCTGTCAAGCTTTACATTACAGGTTAAAAATTGCAACTGTGGATGCAGAAATCCTCAAATATTCAATAGATGTTATTTAA
- a CDS encoding type II toxin-antitoxin system Phd/YefM family antitoxin: protein MQIVTVDEIQRDPLKYLNQVEAGESFVIVQANKPIAELKPVKTTNKQQRPFGLCAGEFTVPDDFDAPLPEDILNAFEGG from the coding sequence ATGCAGATAGTCACAGTTGATGAAATCCAACGAGATCCTTTAAAGTATCTTAATCAAGTTGAAGCTGGAGAAAGCTTTGTTATTGTTCAAGCAAATAAACCAATTGCTGAACTAAAACCAGTTAAAACCACTAACAAACAACAACGTCCATTTGGTTTATGTGCTGGAGAATTCACCGTACCCGATGATTTTGATGCACCTCTGCCTGAAGACATTTTGAATGCATTTGAGGGCGGATGA